In Prevotella sp. oral taxon 475, one DNA window encodes the following:
- a CDS encoding DEAD/DEAH box helicase → MCNLFPDEQVAVDFSVKIPIFIGKNKKTYYIGKEKGILKKYEGNAFSGYEFHTIHGFVYFLSKNKDKYPTESYNAVFYLQLEKEQELTLEAIQSCKKKLLVGKHPSVSKIVSSWYNGFQYKQEKQNESGTIVQYGLRPPQIGALHSILAHWSISNKSALVVMPTGTGKTETMLCLSIANQNEKTLVIVPTDSLRTQISNKFIELGILKTEPFEIVANSVLYPKVSVLKTTIETVEDAKKILDANVIVSTPQILTNLLKTGKSNILNLIVQQCNNLIVDEAHHIAAKTWKEIKLKFEVAEKPVLLFTATPFRNDGGRIEGEIIYNYPLSLAQRDKYYEKITFIPIVDFNPATADEKIAEKAINTLKRDLEAGYDHILMARVDERKKAEEIYEQIYKKHSKYSPVLIHSGISKVSQREILEGIKEKRHRIIVCVDMLGEGFDLPQLKICAMHEMHKNITTSFQFIGRFTRTTGSNLGTATVIANIVDNRFKGVLNELYRKDSDWDKIISQSNEDIIGSIVKEESFFKNFSDVPIPHKIPLRNIMPAMSTVVFKLYDSNVFWHPEKYIDYFKNKKYETVAVEHTKKNLQVIIARNTEKVAWGKIDDLINTEYDLYIAYLNPEQKLLYINSSNNGSTHDKLAEALVGKNISLYNESDIYRVLHNVFQLELFNLGLKSHLDGPISFTMYAGNGIVKGLSEIDKGMHSSNLFGTGYEDGEKITIGCSNKGRVWTKLVKSIPDYCEWCDKIGSKLLDERIDTKNIFDFIQKPERISTFPSGKVPISIKWNEKFYYDPLSAIDDSNLLIDHNIELVAYTSNTIDFDIITGNSISSYKLELDEDKNGRGYKYSLIKGNPIIVSQRKESKDIIDLFFEYPPIIWFQDNSKMYNDLFFLFNYKSPIFDTKKILVYNWDGVDITKESQKKTKQEDSIQYRILELLKKESEYDIIFDDDDANEASDIIAIKGYQSEHNKLIFELYHCKFSSNKKPGGRLKDLYEVCGQAQRSYHWRHNAIELLKHMNRRNSTRLTQGGPSRFEKGGDNELLIIQNMLSSSYCDIEFHIYVVQPGIEKNKLVNSPGSLSLLGATDLLLKRTGNEFYIITNE, encoded by the coding sequence ATGTGTAATTTATTTCCAGACGAGCAAGTGGCAGTTGATTTTTCCGTCAAAATACCCATTTTTATAGGAAAAAATAAAAAGACCTATTATATTGGGAAAGAGAAAGGTATCCTTAAAAAGTATGAGGGTAATGCCTTTTCAGGCTATGAGTTTCATACCATACATGGATTTGTCTATTTTCTGTCGAAAAATAAAGATAAATATCCCACCGAGAGCTATAATGCAGTATTTTATCTTCAATTGGAGAAGGAACAAGAACTAACTTTAGAAGCAATCCAAAGTTGTAAGAAAAAACTGCTTGTCGGAAAACATCCATCTGTTTCAAAAATTGTTTCTTCTTGGTATAATGGATTTCAATACAAACAGGAAAAACAAAACGAATCAGGAACCATTGTACAATATGGACTGCGCCCGCCTCAAATCGGTGCATTACATTCAATCTTAGCACACTGGAGTATTTCAAACAAATCAGCTTTGGTTGTAATGCCGACTGGGACTGGAAAAACAGAAACGATGCTCTGTCTATCAATAGCAAATCAAAATGAAAAAACATTAGTTATCGTCCCGACAGATTCATTACGAACACAAATCTCTAATAAATTTATTGAACTGGGTATTCTTAAAACAGAACCATTTGAAATTGTTGCAAATTCAGTCCTTTATCCAAAGGTTTCTGTACTTAAAACGACCATTGAAACAGTAGAGGATGCAAAGAAGATATTAGATGCCAATGTAATTGTTTCCACACCTCAAATTCTGACAAACCTCCTCAAAACAGGGAAAAGTAATATTTTAAATCTGATAGTTCAGCAATGTAATAATTTGATTGTAGATGAGGCACATCATATCGCAGCAAAAACTTGGAAAGAAATAAAGTTAAAATTTGAAGTCGCAGAAAAACCTGTATTGCTATTCACAGCAACCCCATTCAGAAATGATGGTGGTCGTATTGAAGGAGAAATCATATATAACTATCCTCTGTCTTTGGCACAAAGAGACAAGTATTATGAAAAAATCACATTTATCCCTATCGTAGATTTTAATCCCGCAACGGCCGATGAAAAGATTGCAGAAAAGGCTATTAACACACTAAAAAGAGATCTTGAAGCCGGATATGACCATATTTTAATGGCTCGTGTTGATGAGAGAAAAAAAGCAGAAGAAATTTACGAACAGATATATAAAAAACACTCAAAGTATTCTCCAGTCTTAATTCATAGTGGAATATCAAAAGTATCACAGCGAGAAATACTTGAAGGAATTAAAGAAAAACGACACCGAATTATTGTTTGTGTAGATATGCTTGGAGAAGGATTCGACCTTCCCCAATTAAAAATTTGTGCAATGCACGAAATGCACAAAAATATAACAACATCCTTCCAGTTCATTGGGAGGTTTACACGGACAACAGGAAGTAATCTTGGAACAGCGACTGTTATTGCTAATATCGTTGACAATAGATTTAAAGGTGTGTTAAATGAACTATATCGTAAAGATTCGGATTGGGATAAAATCATAAGCCAATCAAATGAAGATATTATCGGGAGCATTGTTAAAGAAGAAAGTTTCTTTAAGAACTTTTCGGACGTACCGATACCACACAAAATACCTCTACGGAACATTATGCCAGCTATGAGCACTGTGGTATTTAAACTTTATGATAGCAATGTCTTTTGGCATCCTGAAAAGTATATTGATTATTTCAAAAATAAAAAATATGAAACTGTTGCTGTTGAACATACTAAAAAGAATTTGCAAGTAATCATTGCACGTAACACGGAAAAAGTTGCTTGGGGAAAAATCGACGACCTGATTAATACGGAATACGACTTGTATATTGCATATTTGAACCCAGAGCAGAAACTTTTATATATCAACAGTTCAAATAATGGGTCTACTCATGATAAACTTGCAGAAGCATTAGTTGGTAAAAATATTTCTTTATACAATGAAAGTGATATATACAGGGTCTTGCATAATGTTTTTCAGTTGGAGTTGTTTAATCTTGGATTAAAATCACACTTGGATGGACCTATTAGTTTTACAATGTATGCAGGAAATGGAATTGTCAAAGGATTAAGCGAGATAGACAAAGGAATGCATAGTTCAAATTTATTTGGAACAGGATATGAAGACGGAGAAAAAATAACTATTGGATGTTCTAATAAGGGGCGTGTATGGACAAAGTTGGTTAAATCTATACCGGATTATTGTGAATGGTGTGATAAGATAGGAAGTAAATTGCTAGATGAAAGGATTGATACAAAAAATATTTTTGATTTTATTCAAAAGCCCGAAAGAATATCAACTTTTCCCTCGGGAAAAGTTCCAATATCAATCAAATGGAATGAGAAGTTTTACTATGACCCTCTATCAGCGATTGATGACTCCAACTTGCTAATAGACCATAACATCGAGTTAGTAGCCTATACCTCCAATACTATTGATTTTGATATTATCACGGGAAATAGTATATCTTCATATAAGTTGGAATTAGATGAAGATAAGAATGGTCGAGGATATAAATATAGCCTCATAAAAGGAAATCCAATTATTGTAAGTCAAAGAAAAGAAAGTAAAGACATTATAGATTTATTCTTTGAGTATCCCCCTATCATATGGTTTCAAGACAATTCAAAAATGTACAATGATTTATTTTTCTTGTTCAACTATAAGTCCCCTATTTTCGATACGAAAAAGATATTGGTGTATAATTGGGACGGCGTCGATATTACTAAAGAATCGCAGAAAAAAACGAAACAGGAAGATTCGATACAGTATAGAATACTTGAGCTATTGAAGAAAGAATCGGAGTATGATATTATTTTTGACGATGACGATGCAAATGAGGCAAGCGATATCATCGCAATAAAAGGATATCAGTCAGAACATAACAAACTTATATTTGAATTATATCATTGTAAATTTTCTTCCAACAAGAAACCTGGAGGGCGGTTGAAAGATTTATATGAAGTATGTGGGCAAGCACAAAGAAGTTATCATTGGAGGCATAATGCTATAGAGTTATTAAAGCATATGAACCGTAGAAATAGCACTCGACTTACGCAAGGAGGACCTTCACGCTTTGAAAAAGGTGGTGATAATGAATTACTGATAATCCAAAATATGCTATCATCGAGTTATTGCGATATTGAATTCCATATATATGTAGTTCAACCAGGAATAGAAAAGAATAAATTAGTCAACAGCCCAGGTTCATTGTCACTACTTGGCGCAACGGACTTGTTGTTAAAGAGAACGGGGAATGAATTTTATATAATCACTAACGAATAA
- a CDS encoding DUF3781 domain-containing protein produces the protein MNKAILFIFSGLPAVGKSTLAKSVVKYFEAVYLRIDTIEQGLKDLCHIDIEGEGYRLAYRMAADNLQLGNNVVADCCNPIELTRREWEDVAVNNNCRFVNIEVVCSDKTEHKKRAEQRNAEVANMKLPVWNDIENREYHEWHKNRIIIDTAGKTIKQCQTELKEKVADSLSQKGDGQEYESIDDSLKATIIEKLCYTKFVYDRINRKLGLYLSPQEIESFISDIIMHTDTNHFLKKGKNYYITNDTEHIRITVNSCTFRVISTDKI, from the coding sequence ATGAATAAAGCGATTCTCTTTATATTCTCTGGACTGCCAGCAGTAGGAAAATCCACGCTTGCAAAGTCTGTTGTAAAGTATTTCGAAGCGGTTTACCTACGCATTGATACCATTGAACAAGGTTTGAAAGACTTATGCCATATCGATATTGAGGGGGAAGGCTATCGGCTGGCATATCGTATGGCAGCCGACAATCTGCAATTGGGCAACAATGTAGTGGCTGATTGCTGCAACCCTATTGAACTGACAAGGCGAGAATGGGAAGATGTTGCTGTCAATAACAACTGCCGTTTCGTAAACATTGAGGTTGTTTGTTCGGATAAGACAGAACACAAAAAGCGTGCAGAACAGAGAAATGCAGAAGTAGCAAATATGAAACTACCTGTGTGGAACGACATAGAAAACCGAGAATATCACGAGTGGCACAAAAACCGCATCATCATTGACACAGCAGGAAAGACCATTAAACAATGCCAAACCGAACTAAAAGAAAAGGTTGCCGATAGTCTTTCGCAAAAAGGAGATGGTCAAGAATATGAAAGCATAGACGATTCGCTGAAAGCAACCATCATAGAAAAGCTCTGTTATACAAAATTTGTGTATGACAGAATAAACCGAAAGCTCGGACTTTATCTATCGCCACAAGAAATAGAAAGTTTTATTTCAGACATTATCATGCATACAGACACGAATCATTTCCTGAAAAAAGGAAAGAACTATTATATAACTAATGATACAGAACATATCCGTATCACCGTTAACTCTTGTACATTCAGAGTTATTTCAACTGATAAAATATAA
- a CDS encoding ClbS/DfsB family four-helix bundle protein — MARATTKVDLITSANGQFEKMWKLIDSMSEELQTATFAEKMAAMGKEAHWSRDKNLRDVLVHLYEWHQLLLNWINSNREGECKSFLPEPYNWKTYPVMNVEFWKKHQNTSLSDAKAMLKESHQQVMELIATFSDNELFNKGIFDWTGTSTLGSYSVSATSSHYDWAIKKIKVHIKTQ, encoded by the coding sequence ATGGCACGAGCAACAACAAAAGTGGATTTAATAACATCTGCTAATGGACAATTTGAGAAGATGTGGAAGCTCATAGACAGTATGAGCGAAGAGCTACAGACAGCAACCTTTGCAGAAAAAATGGCTGCAATGGGCAAAGAAGCACATTGGAGTAGGGACAAAAATCTGCGCGATGTACTTGTTCATCTGTATGAATGGCATCAGTTGTTACTGAATTGGATAAACTCCAATCGTGAGGGAGAATGCAAATCTTTTCTTCCTGAGCCTTATAATTGGAAAACATATCCAGTAATGAACGTGGAGTTTTGGAAGAAACATCAAAACACATCGCTATCAGATGCAAAGGCAATGTTAAAAGAAAGCCATCAACAAGTAATGGAATTGATTGCAACTTTCTCTGACAACGAACTCTTTAACAAGGGCATATTCGATTGGACGGGCACCTCTACGCTTGGTTCTTATAGTGTTTCAGCAACTTCAAGCCATTATGATTGGGCGATAAAGAAAATAAAAGTACATATTAAAACACAATAA
- a CDS encoding GNAT family N-acetyltransferase: MRDIRIEKGINKDNALLLCEWSNEQGKEFQEQWMGPKISYPLDYDKIKDLGNVFSIFNQGEFIGMIQEVRIGKDNIHIGRFVIDSRKTGLGFGTEALKRFVDFILEDDNIKSISLTVFDFNQKAKRIYEKLGFEINEVIETPRLKYIMKRYR, translated from the coding sequence ATGAGGGATATTAGAATTGAAAAGGGAATAAATAAAGACAATGCCTTGCTTTTATGTGAATGGTCCAATGAACAAGGAAAAGAGTTTCAGGAGCAATGGATGGGTCCCAAAATTTCTTACCCGCTGGACTATGATAAAATAAAGGACTTGGGAAATGTGTTTTCGATATTCAACCAAGGGGAATTTATCGGAATGATACAAGAAGTACGAATTGGCAAGGATAACATACACATAGGTAGATTTGTAATAGATTCCCGAAAAACAGGATTGGGCTTTGGGACTGAGGCCCTAAAAAGATTTGTAGATTTCATTCTTGAGGATGATAATATTAAAAGTATTTCCCTAACGGTCTTTGATTTCAACCAAAAAGCAAAGAGGATTTATGAGAAACTTGGGTTTGAAATCAATGAAGTAATTGAGACTCCAAGGCTGAAATACATTATGAAGAGATACAGGTAA